Proteins from a genomic interval of Acidobacteriota bacterium:
- the ccsA gene encoding cytochrome c biogenesis protein CcsA: protein MGKGSRIFIVLLACIVFVFFLISLYLVFLHAPTEKVMGPVQKIFYYHVPSAISTFLAFFVVFIASIIYLATKSSLWDNIARSSAEIGVFFCTIVLITGPIWAKQAWGTWWTWEARLTTTLILWLIYVSYLMIRGYSENREQAARFSSILGIVGFLDVPIIYFSVKWWRGQHPIVFGPGKQEPLAPEMLHAFLFSLFTFLLFYLLLMIVRTRISSLEDRASTLKEKIL, encoded by the coding sequence ATGGGAAAAGGTTCCAGGATCTTCATCGTCTTGCTTGCATGCATCGTCTTCGTCTTTTTTCTAATCTCTCTTTATCTCGTCTTCCTCCATGCCCCCACCGAGAAGGTGATGGGACCCGTCCAGAAGATCTTTTACTACCATGTACCTTCTGCCATCTCGACTTTTCTCGCATTCTTTGTAGTCTTCATCGCAAGCATTATCTACCTTGCAACGAAGAGCAGCCTCTGGGACAACATCGCCCGTTCCTCGGCAGAGATAGGGGTCTTCTTCTGCACGATCGTCCTCATAACAGGGCCGATCTGGGCAAAGCAGGCGTGGGGAACATGGTGGACATGGGAGGCAAGGCTCACGACGACGCTGATCCTGTGGCTAATCTACGTCTCTTACCTGATGATTAGAGGATACTCGGAAAACAGGGAACAGGCGGCAAGGTTCTCATCCATCCTGGGGATCGTAGGCTTCCTCGACGTGCCAATCATTTATTTTTCAGTTAAGTGGTGGCGCGGACAGCATCCCATCGTCTTCGGTCCGGGGAAGCAGGAGCCACTTGCCCCGGAGATGCTCCATGCCTTTTTATTCTCACTGTTCACATTCCTGCTCTTCTATCTCCTGCTCATGATCGTAAGGACTAGAATCTCCAGCCTTGAAGACAGGGCATCAACCTTGAAGGAGAAGATTTTATGA
- a CDS encoding ABC transporter ATP-binding protein, which yields MDSNTKIGKNIIIAEKIVKVFGHIKALKGIDLTVQRGEFLTILGPNGAGKTTLIKILTSLLKPTSGRLLISGIEPRRGNTEKLKRIIGVISHSTFLYDNLTGLENLKFYASMYGCGEDRERMLDLLNEVGLYKRMHDPVRTYSRGMQQRLSIARGLIHRPEIVFLDEPYTGLDQHAAKMLQKILSSIHSDGRTVVMVSHNLPRALELSETIAIISQGTIVYHSAAKDIKPEEFESLYLETVDSSLMMKRSEA from the coding sequence TTGGACTCGAATACAAAGATCGGCAAAAACATAATCATCGCGGAAAAGATTGTAAAGGTCTTCGGCCACATCAAGGCTCTGAAAGGGATCGATCTCACGGTCCAGCGAGGGGAATTTCTCACAATCCTCGGCCCGAACGGCGCCGGAAAGACGACGCTCATCAAGATCCTGACATCCCTTCTGAAGCCGACTTCGGGCAGGTTACTCATATCAGGGATCGAGCCACGAAGGGGAAACACAGAAAAGCTGAAGAGAATCATCGGCGTCATCTCCCACAGCACCTTCCTCTACGACAACCTCACCGGGCTCGAGAATCTGAAGTTCTACGCTTCTATGTACGGTTGCGGGGAAGATCGGGAAAGAATGCTCGATCTTCTCAATGAGGTCGGGCTTTACAAGAGGATGCATGACCCGGTCAGGACTTACTCGCGCGGGATGCAGCAGAGGCTCTCCATCGCCCGTGGGCTCATCCACAGACCCGAGATCGTCTTCCTCGATGAGCCTTACACCGGACTCGATCAGCATGCTGCAAAGATGCTCCAGAAAATTCTATCATCCATCCACTCGGATGGAAGGACTGTTGTAATGGTCTCACACAATCTCCCGAGAGCTCTTGAACTCAGCGAGACGATTGCTATCATCTCGCAGGGGACGATCGTTTATCATTCCGCTGCAAAGGATATAAAACCCGAAGAGTTCGAATCGCTTTATCTTGAGACAGTGGATTCCTCCTTAATGATGAAGAGAAGTGAAGCATGA
- a CDS encoding heme exporter protein CcmB, producing MIFFKKVAAIVGKDLRLELRTLESLSAMFLFSLIVIVVFAFAFDFSTLQTVGKERLIPGVIWITLIFSAIIGFNNSFAIERDKDCILALILCPVDPGAIYLGKALANLIIVSILEVILLPLTAIFFDFNLLSIIPVLTPIVVLNTIGFSEIGTLFAALASKVKRGEALLSILLFPVSSPLIISAVKCTSAAMEGKGILDFSNWLYVSLGFDIIFFFAAFVLFEYIIED from the coding sequence ATGATCTTCTTTAAAAAAGTTGCTGCCATAGTCGGGAAGGATTTGAGACTGGAGCTGAGGACGCTCGAGAGCCTCTCGGCCATGTTTCTCTTTTCCCTCATCGTGATCGTCGTCTTCGCCTTCGCCTTCGATTTTTCCACACTGCAGACCGTCGGCAAGGAACGGCTGATTCCGGGGGTCATCTGGATCACGCTGATCTTCTCAGCCATCATCGGGTTCAACAACTCCTTCGCTATTGAAAGGGATAAAGATTGTATCCTTGCCCTGATCCTCTGCCCCGTTGATCCTGGCGCCATCTATCTCGGGAAGGCGTTAGCCAATCTCATTATCGTCAGCATCCTTGAGGTCATCCTCCTGCCGCTCACCGCTATATTCTTTGATTTCAACCTCCTCTCCATTATTCCGGTGCTGACGCCCATTGTAGTCCTGAACACAATCGGCTTTTCCGAGATAGGAACGCTCTTTGCTGCACTTGCCTCGAAGGTTAAGCGTGGAGAAGCCCTCCTATCCATTCTTCTCTTTCCCGTTTCCTCTCCGCTCATCATCTCAGCGGTGAAGTGCACATCAGCCGCCATGGAGGGGAAAGGGATATTGGATTTTTCCAACTGGCTCTACGTTAGCCTCGGCTTCGACATCATCTTTTTCTTCGCGGCGTTCGTCCTCTTCGAGTACATCATCGAGGACTGA